The following proteins come from a genomic window of Candidatus Zymogenus saltonus:
- the tsaD gene encoding tRNA (adenosine(37)-N6)-threonylcarbamoyltransferase complex transferase subunit TsaD produces the protein MLVLGIDTSCDDTSAAVVTGDFKILSNIVSSQDEVHTKFGGVVPELASRKHLENIIPIIDSALETAGVSLKEIDIIAVTQGPGLVGSLVSGISAAKAMSLALEIPLLGVNHIEGHIASSLLTEDPPTLPFVALVVSGGHTSLYVVREIGGENGGGDMEYILMGQTLDDAAGEAFDKVAKLLGLGYPGGRLIEGAAAAARDRGEEGVKFPRAYLEKDSFDFSFSGVKTSVRNFIKEREADGQLNGELTRRIALGFQEAVVEVLVTKSIGLALSYVNIDGRSDSIKTVVLCGGVASNSALREAMIERANEHGIRVVIPKRELCTDNGAMIGAVGVIKAGEASLERGDMNAISRMKI, from the coding sequence ATGCTTGTCCTCGGGATAGATACCTCCTGCGACGACACGTCGGCCGCCGTGGTCACGGGGGATTTCAAGATATTGTCCAACATCGTCTCCTCGCAGGACGAGGTGCACACGAAGTTCGGGGGCGTTGTCCCGGAGCTTGCCAGCAGGAAGCACCTGGAGAACATCATACCGATAATCGACTCCGCCCTCGAGACCGCCGGGGTTTCACTGAAGGAAATAGATATTATCGCAGTGACTCAGGGGCCGGGGCTTGTCGGTTCCCTGGTCTCCGGCATATCCGCCGCAAAGGCGATGAGCCTCGCCCTCGAGATCCCCCTCCTGGGCGTAAATCACATCGAGGGGCATATTGCATCGAGCCTCTTGACCGAAGACCCCCCGACACTACCCTTTGTGGCACTGGTGGTCTCCGGCGGACACACCAGCCTCTACGTCGTGAGAGAGATCGGCGGGGAAAACGGCGGTGGGGATATGGAATACATCTTGATGGGGCAGACGCTTGACGACGCCGCCGGGGAGGCCTTCGACAAGGTGGCAAAGCTTCTGGGGCTCGGGTACCCGGGGGGGAGACTGATCGAGGGGGCGGCGGCCGCGGCCAGAGATAGGGGAGAGGAGGGAGTAAAGTTTCCCAGGGCCTACCTCGAAAAGGATTCGTTCGACTTTTCGTTTTCGGGCGTCAAGACGTCCGTTAGGAACTTCATCAAGGAGAGAGAGGCGGACGGTCAATTGAACGGGGAGCTTACGCGCAGGATCGCCCTTGGGTTTCAGGAGGCGGTGGTCGAGGTCCTCGTTACGAAGAGCATTGGCCTTGCGCTCTCGTATGTAAATATAGATGGGCGCTCCGATTCGATAAAAACGGTCGTCCTGTGCGGGGGGGTGGCGTCAAACAGCGCCCTAAGGGAGGCCATGATCGAGAGGGCAAACGAGCACGGCATCAGGGTGGTGATTCCGAAGAGGGAGCTATGCACCGACAACGGGGCGATGATAGGGGCGGTGGGGGTCATCAAGGCGGGAGAGGCGAGCCTTGAAAGGGGCGATATGAACGCGATATCGAGGATGAAGATTTAA
- a CDS encoding DUF2062 domain-containing protein, with amino-acid sequence MERKNEAEVGGKEVVMGEAEVEEKDESKKKKKRRSFKDLLKRAVKSDDTPGQIALGMGIGVLMAFSPLAGTQTIFALGLSFILRANKLSALAGTFFANPFTMPVFYFYELKLGKAILGYSLEMPDNVVNDFNGLMSLGSEVMLSLVVGFLMVGTITAVIAYFVTLRSVFALRKIKSGGEKSDI; translated from the coding sequence ATGGAGCGAAAAAACGAGGCAGAGGTTGGAGGTAAAGAGGTGGTGATGGGCGAGGCCGAGGTAGAAGAAAAAGACGAAAGTAAAAAAAAGAAGAAGAGGAGAAGCTTCAAGGACCTTCTGAAAAGGGCCGTAAAATCCGACGACACGCCGGGCCAGATCGCCCTCGGGATGGGGATCGGCGTATTGATGGCGTTTTCACCACTCGCCGGAACGCAGACCATCTTCGCCCTCGGCCTCTCCTTTATCTTAAGGGCAAACAAGCTCTCCGCCCTGGCCGGGACGTTCTTCGCCAATCCCTTTACGATGCCGGTTTTTTACTTCTACGAGCTAAAGCTCGGAAAGGCGATCCTTGGCTACTCCCTTGAAATGCCCGATAATGTTGTCAACGACTTCAACGGGCTCATGTCCCTCGGATCCGAGGTCATGCTCTCTTTGGTCGTCGGTTTTCTCATGGTGGGGACGATCACCGCCGTTATTGCCTACTTCGTTACACTGAGGTCGGTCTTCGCCCTTAGGAAGATAAAGAGCGGCGGGGAAAAATCGGATATTTGA
- the xseA gene encoding exodeoxyribonuclease VII large subunit, whose amino-acid sequence MESGFKRIYTVSEITSEIADKLEKEFPFVWVEGEITGLRRPASGHIYFSLKDEDASLRCVMFKQNTRYLSVITTDFADDDDYEGGGERESDDESNQPSLFAFRPAARKTAPFRPEDGQHVLVMGRIGVYAARGEYQLVAEVIEPVGIGTMTLALERLKEDLKEKGYFDPERKKPLPFLPKKIAVVTSPTGAALFDILKVIYQRHPKAHVIVCPARVQGEGAELEIAHAIDLVNENGLADVIICGRGGGSLEDLMPFNTKEVADAAFRSKIPIVSAVGHEIDFTILDFTADVRAPTPTAAAEMVVPRIDDLLMTIDTAFERLTAGAEDALTKRKRELTNLLKRLRTPEDSIELMRRRIEAMARLFVTSVSGKLDERKIRFWSAASALKKMSPRDVLARGYAVVRRADTGEVIRNAGQIEVGETAEISLHTGSLTANVVKRDIKD is encoded by the coding sequence ATGGAATCAGGATTTAAAAGGATATACACGGTAAGCGAGATTACCTCGGAAATAGCCGATAAGCTCGAGAAGGAGTTCCCCTTCGTTTGGGTGGAAGGGGAGATAACCGGTTTGAGGAGGCCGGCGTCGGGCCATATATATTTTTCGCTGAAGGACGAGGACGCTAGCCTCAGGTGCGTCATGTTCAAGCAGAATACGAGATACCTGTCTGTAATAACCACAGATTTTGCCGACGATGACGATTACGAAGGGGGAGGCGAAAGGGAGAGCGACGATGAATCTAATCAGCCCTCCCTCTTTGCCTTCAGGCCCGCCGCCCGAAAAACGGCTCCCTTCAGACCGGAGGACGGACAGCACGTCCTGGTCATGGGCAGAATCGGGGTCTACGCCGCGAGGGGCGAGTACCAGCTTGTCGCGGAGGTGATCGAGCCGGTCGGTATCGGGACTATGACCTTGGCCCTGGAGCGTTTAAAGGAGGACCTGAAGGAGAAGGGCTACTTCGACCCGGAAAGGAAAAAGCCCCTTCCCTTCCTCCCGAAAAAGATCGCCGTGGTGACGTCGCCAACGGGGGCGGCCCTTTTCGACATACTTAAGGTAATTTACCAGAGGCACCCGAAGGCCCACGTGATTGTCTGCCCTGCCCGGGTTCAGGGGGAGGGGGCGGAGCTGGAGATAGCCCATGCGATCGATCTCGTAAACGAAAACGGGCTTGCCGACGTCATCATCTGCGGGAGGGGGGGCGGAAGCCTGGAAGACCTAATGCCCTTCAACACGAAGGAAGTGGCCGACGCCGCCTTCAGGTCAAAAATCCCGATCGTCTCCGCCGTAGGGCACGAGATAGATTTCACCATCCTCGACTTCACGGCGGACGTCCGCGCCCCCACGCCTACCGCCGCCGCCGAGATGGTCGTCCCGAGAATCGACGACCTCCTCATGACAATAGACACAGCCTTTGAGAGGCTGACGGCGGGGGCGGAGGACGCCCTCACAAAAAGAAAGAGGGAGCTGACAAACCTCCTGAAGCGACTGAGGACGCCGGAAGATTCTATAGAGCTTATGAGGAGAAGGATCGAGGCGATGGCCCGGCTCTTCGTGACGTCCGTCTCCGGGAAGCTGGATGAGAGAAAAATCCGCTTTTGGTCGGCCGCCTCGGCACTGAAAAAGATGAGCCCAAGAGACGTCCTGGCGAGGGGATACGCCGTCGTTAGGCGGGCAGATACGGGCGAGGTGATCCGAAACGCCGGCCAGATCGAGGTCGGGGAGACGGCGGAGATAAGCCTCCACACAGGCAGCCTTACCGCAAATGTTGTCAAACGCGATATAAAGGATTGA